GGCGGCGTGGCAATGGGGGTCGGCATGATGGCGCCAGCCGTACATGCGCAGGAGACAAATGATGACAAACCGATGGGACGGGTTGAAATCACAGGTTCGAACATCAAACGGACACAACAGGAAGGACCAGCGTCGACGCAAATCTTGACACGCAAGGATATCCAGCAATCGGGCAAGACATCGGTAGCCGATGTCGTACGCAGCCTTTCCGCCGACAACAACGGCTCCATTAGCGGTTCATTCACCAATGGCTTTGCGGGCAGCGCTTCCGGTGTTTCCTTGCGTGGACTGTCCGTTAATTCGACGCTGGTGCTGATCAATGGCCGCCGCACTGCGCCTTACGGCCTGGGCGATGACGGCCAGCGCAGCTTTGTCGACTTGAATTCGATCCCGCTCGGCGCGGTAGATCGCATCGAGGTGCTGAAGGATGGCGCTTCCGCGATCTACGGTTCGGATGCGATCGCCGGCGTGGTCAACATTATCTTGCGCGAAACCTTTGAAGGCAAGACCATCTCCGGTTCGCTGGGCACTTCTGGCCATGGCGACGGCACCTTGCGTAGCGTATCGGGTACTTTCGGTTTCGGTAACCTGGAAGAGGACAAGTACAACTATTTCTTCAGCATCGACGCCAAGCAGAGCAATGCGATCTGGCAGAAAGATCGTCCGGAATATCTCGGACAAGCAGACGCCCGTCCATGGGGCGGCCGCGACCAGCGCGGCGGAGCTACCACCAGCAGCAATACCGGCGGCAGCAGTTTCGTCGGTACCGTGCGTCCGGTGAATGCCAGCGGCGGCACCATTGCCGGACGCGGGATCCAGAACCTCCCGGGCTGCGCCAACATCGACACCGGTACTTCCATCAATTCCGGCGGCGGCTGCCTGTGGGATCCGATCCAGGGCGGCTATCAGGCGGTGCAGCCGGAAACCCAGAATATCAACCTGTATGGCCGCGGCACCCTGAAGATCAGCAATGCCATGCAAGCCTATACGGAACTTGGCTTGTTCAACTCACAGGCCAAGACACTCAATACGCCGTCCGCCCTGACCAGCACCGGTTTCGACCTGGTCAATAACCGCGTGGTTAACACCAACACCGGTCCGGACCAGCTACTGCTGCCTATCGGTCATCCGGACAATCCGTTTGCCAACAACCGTGCCCGTCCGCGCTGGGTAGATCCGAATCGTCCACGTACTTCGGACCTCGACACTACCGTTACGCGCTTGCTGGTGGGCGTAAAGGGAACATCTTTCGGCTGGGATTACGACAGCGGCATCCTGTACGCACAAAGTAAAACCGATCGCGTCCAGAACGGCTATTACCGCGCCAGCGCATTGCAGACAGCGATGAACAACGGTTCCTTCCGCATCGGCCAGGCCGGTGTATTGAACAGTGCGCAGACGCTGGGTCTGGTTTCTCCGGAGCTGAAAAATTCGGCGACTACCAAGCTTGCTTTATGGGACTTCAAGGGCACGCGTGAATTCGGCCAGTTGCCTGGCGGTCCTATCGGCATCGCGGTCGGCGGCGAATTGCGCCATGAATCCACCGACAGCCAGGCCACGCCGTTTACTGATATTAATGATATCGTCGGCCTGGGTTACGCGGCGGCCAGATCTTCCCGCAATATCAGCTCTTTGTATACGGAGTTGGCCTTGCCGGTGATTAAGCAATTGGAATTCCAGCTCGCCTTGCGCACCGACCAGTATTCTGATTACGGCAATTCCACCACGCCGAAGATCGGATTCAAGTTCACGCCTATCCAGCAGCTGGCTTTCCGCGGTACCTATGCGGAAGGCTTTCGTGCGCCGGGTCCGGCGGAAAGCGGCGACAGTGCGGTTTCCGGTTTCACGACCTTCACGAATGATCCGGTGCGCTGCCCAGCCACCAAACTTTCGGCGGACTGCCAGGATGGCAAGAACGTCGGCGCGGTGACTGTCGGCAACAAGAATCTGAAGCCGGAAAAGTCGCAAAGTTACAGCCTGGGCTTCATCCTGGAGCCGATCAAGAACACCAGCATTTCGGTGGATTACTGGCGTATTGTCCGTAAGAACGAGATTACCGGTTCTGATCCAGATGCCATCATTTCCGATCCTTCGCGCTTCCCGGATGCGACCATCGTGCGTGGCGAGCCGACTTCGGATTTCCCCGGCCTGGTCGGTCCTATCCAGCTGGTCAAAGCGCCTTATATCAATGCAGGTCAAACCCGCACCAGTGGCGTCGACATTGATTTGCGCAGCCGCTTCGATTTGAGTACCTACGGGCGCCTGACTGCCGGCCTGACAGTCTCGCAAATGTTTGAATTCAAGCGCACTACCAATGGTGTGACGCAGAATTTCGTTGGTACCCATGGCGATAAAAACCTGTCTGGCAACGGCGGCACACCGCGTACACGGGCCTCGGCGTCGCTGGCCTGGGATCGTGGTCCGTTCAATGTGACTACGTCGCTCAACTATGTCAGCGCGATTGAAAACAAGAACGAAACCGGTGGTCCCTGTCTGAACCTCGATCCGGGTACGGGCAAAGCCTTGACCAATTGCCGCATTGCGTCGTTCACGACAGTCGACATGTTCGGCCGCTGGGATGTGAACAAGCAATGGCAAGTAACGGCAGCGGTCGCCAACCTGTTTGACCGCCTGGCGCCGCTGGACGTGCAAACCTACGGCCGCATCAACTACAACCCGTCGCTGCATCAGTCCGGCGCGGTGGGGCGTTACTTCACAGTGGGTGCTCGCTACACTTTCTAAGAGCAGTAGCCAATTGATTGGAACGATAAAACGCCAGGGAGATTCCTCTCCCTGGCGTTTTTTTTGACTGCTGTTTTGTTGTTTCCGCGACCGGCCCGGTTGGCAGCGGCCTTGAACCTGCTTGCTGCTGTCCGGGAATCGACTGGATCACATGCACGATCCAGCCATCAGGCGCTTCGATCAGTGAGGGAAGCTGACCAGGCGTGCCTGCATTGCCGAAGACAAGCTCAGGTCAAAGCGGCCGCCGCTTGGCAAGGCCTTGATATCAAACGTCGCGCTGCCGTTTTGCAAGCCGTTGCCGAGCACGGTTTTAGCGCCGCTCGGCGCGATATACATCAACGACAGGAATGGTTCCAAAGCAGCATTCCAGGTGACGCTCAATTGGCCGTTCTGGACATTCCAGCCAACTGAAGACGCCATTGCCTGGGCGTTGCCGGCAGCAGTGCTGGCTGCCTTCGCGCGTTGTACCTGGCCGGGCTGGCGCATGGTTTGCGGCTGACCGTTGTGCAGCACGTCGACAGTGGCGATTTCGCCCGGGTTCGGCAAGCTGACCCAGAAATGGCTGGTTTTGTCGGTGGTGTCGGCGACGCTGACCGGTTCAAACGGCAAGGTGTAGGTCTGGCCCGACACGGTAAGCACCCGCAGCGCATAGGCCGATTTGGCGGTCGCGGTATCGATGCGCAATTTGGTCGCCGACGCCGATGCCGGATGCAGCAGCACGCCTTGCGCGGTGATCTCGCCGGCGATGGTCAGGTAACCGTCCGGCGCGGTGGCCACGCTGGCGCCGGAGCTGAGCACCAGCGGCTGTGGAATCGCAGTGGTGCGCGACTCGGCGAACTGCTGCGCCCGGACGTAGCTGAAATCGGAGAACCAGGTGCCGCCGCAGTAACCCATGACATCTTTCATCTGCGTGTTGCTTGGTGTGAGCGGCGCGCTGAGCGTGCCTGGCTGAGTGTCGCTGTCATACAGGCTGTTGTAGACCGCCAGCGAGCTCAGGTCGGCGGTGCTGTTGGGAAAAGCCGGATCCGGGTTCCCAGCGTTGCCGCAGGGGGCGTGGCTCAGGGAATGGTTGTGGCCCATCTCATGCACCATGATGGCTTGCCATTGCGGCCAGTTATTGTTGAACGGATCGCCCTGGCCGGCGCTGCTGGTCCAGTCCAGGCCAATCGCCGCGACCGGAGAGCTGCCGCCGCTGGCGCGGTTGCCCACATAGCCAAGGCCGGCGACGAATGAGCCAGGGATCGGCGAGTACATCGGCACAAAGCCATAGTAGAACGCGTTCGGATCTTCGGTTTCGCGCGTGCTTTCCAGCTGGCTCAGTGCGGACGACCAGCTCATCGACGTGGTGCTGCTGGCGCCGCTGATGGTCAAAGGCGCGTGGCTCTGCACGACGATATTGCCATTGGCGTAAGGGTAGACCCGCGCCAGGGCTTTTTGCACGTCCGACAGCGTTGGAGGCAGGACTCCGGTAGCACCGCCGACTGTCAGCGGCACCAACACCACGCGCATGCTGGTCGGCGCGCCGACCACTGGCGATACATCCTGGCTGGCTGGGCTATTGCTGGCGCCTGCTGCCACTTTGATGCTCACTTTGACGCCAGGCTGTACCCAGGATGCGGGCATGACGACATTGAAAGTGCTGTTCAGGTTGTAGTCGTCTTTTGCGGTAGGCAGGTTGGCCGGGCCGTTCATCGCCAGCGTGCCAAGTGCCACGCCAGTCTTGCTGGTGGCTGACAGATTCACCAACGGGCTTTTGGCGCCTGCAGCCGGCGCCAGCACGGTTGCCCGCACCAGGGCAGGGCGGCCCGGAGTGAGGCGCAGCGTCAGGTCGCTGGCGCTTTTATCGAATACATGCACAAAGTCGACGCCGCTGATCCACAAACCGACGTTGCCGGTGCTGTCGATCGTGCCGGCATTGATGGCCGCCTGGCCGGGAGCATTCAATGTCAGCGTGCCGCTGCTTCCCAAGGCAACGCTCAATACCAGTTGCGTGCTGCTGCTGCTGACGATGGTGGCGGTGACATTGCCGACGGTGGCCGCGGTGACGCTGCTCAGATTGGTTCCTGTTACGGTCAATACCACTGTGCCGCCGCTGCTGGCGGTTTGCAGGGCGGTCGCGGTGACTGTCGGCACGACGGTAAACGCGCTGGCGCTGACCACTTCCTGGTTGGGATCTATCACTGTCAACGGACCCGATGCCGCGCCCGGCGGCACGACGAAGGTGACTGCGCTGCTGGAAGCTGTGGTTACCGAGGCCACCGTGCCATTCGCAAAGCGGATATTCGTTGCTGCCGCCAGGCCGCTGCCATTGATTGTCACGCTGCTGCCGACGATGCCGAGCTGCGGCAGCACGGCAACAATCGACGCTGGACGATAGCTGTGGAGCTGATAGAAAGTATTGACCGGAGCGCCGTTGACGATCAGCGTCAGGGCGCCGGAAATCGGCTGCGCCGGCATGGTCAGCGTTACAGCGCTGCTGGAGCTGCTGACTATCGCCAGATTGGTGCCGGCGATCTGATAAGCGCTGGCCAGATTCAGGTTCTTGCCCTGGATCGTGAAGTTGGCGCCGACCGCCACTTTGCTGGAGGAGACGCTGGTGACCAGCGGCGCCGGCAGGCTGGAAACAAAGGTGGTCGACGATTGCACCGAAAATCCCGGGCCGGACAGGGTGATCACGCCATTCACGGAGACGGTCGGGACGGTAATCGCGATCTGGCTATCGCTGACGATGGAGAAGGTGACTGCAACGCCGCCGATGCTGACCGCCGTCACTTTTTGAAAGCCGCTGCCGGTGACAGTAAGGATTGCGCCGGCGGACGCGCTAGGGGCCGACACTGCTGCAATACTCACGGTTGCAGCCGGTGTTGGGGAGGCAATCGAGTTTGGCGTAGATGCCGTGCTGTCGCTTGATCCACCGCCGCCACCGCAGCCGGACTGGCTCAGCGTCATGCCGAGCAACGCGAGAGCGATAAGAGTTCTATGATTTTGCATTTTGAAGGACTGCCTTTGAGCTATCGAGAGCTTGATGGTTTGATTAACAGAGGAAAGGGGGATGCCAGCGGCTTCGCGGCGAAATATTGCTTTATAGGAATGGCGAGCGAGATTGTAGTTGCGAAAGATACTTGCCGTAAAGTATTGTTTTCCGACGTGTTGGCTATCCGCGATTGACTTGGCTTAGAAGTCCGTATAACGCTATGCGCGATGTTGAGCCCGTGCTTGTTGCGAGTGCTGTTTGCCGGCTTGAGGAGGAAGGAAATGGACGTGGCAAGCTGGGTCGATAGCGGGGTGACGGATAAGTGCCAGCTAAAGATGGGAATTTGAAATTGCAAGACCTTGGCAGGTACTTTGCTGGATTTCAAGAGCAAGAAAGCAAAAAGGGTTACAAGCGCAATTGCCTGTAACCCTTCTATTTATTTGGTGGGCCCCCCCAGAGTCGAACTGGGCACCAACGGATTATGAGTCCAATCCTGAAGTGAATGTTCATGCGGGTTTCCGGCGTTTTCTGCTCCGCAAACAGCGAAATTATGCAGGCTTGAAACTCAATATCCACGCGGACCATAAAACATTTGCGGAGCAAAAATAGCTGCTACTTTGTAGGTCCGACCTTATCGCCCTTGCGATTTCGCACATAGGTTTCAGTCATCGTTAAGCTGCGGTGCCCAAGCTGTTTTTGTGCCTGACGAATGTCCCCGCTACTGTCTGTTTTGTCGGTTCCGGCCTTGGCGCGCAGATCACGAAACTGAAAAGTGGATTTATCTACACCGGCAAGCTCACGTGCTTTATCGAAGCGCTGTTGTAACGCATGAAGTGTGAGTCGACCGCCCCGTTCGTTAACTATGAGTTGAGTAAAAACGACTTTACTTTCATAGGAGCGTTTTCTTGCCAAAATCCGTTCGATTAATATTGCCAATTCTCCAGTGATAGTAATACGGAGTTTCTTTCTGGTTTTCCCTTGTTGGACAATGAGAAAGCCATCTCGGATATCAGTTTCGTCATAACCCAATGTATCAGAAGGGCGCTGGCCGGTTAAATAAGCCAAATCCATCGCGTCCCGTGTTGGCTGATCTGCTGCTTCCCATACCTTCTTATATTCAATGTCCTCAACATAAATGTCTCTTCCTATTTCGGAATAACCAGTAATACCTGCGCAGGGATTTTGTGCAGTCGTTAATCCCCAATTTCGTGCCATATTAAAAATGTGAGAAAACAATGCCTTTTCTCTATTCGCTCGTACCTGTCCTTCTTTACCTGTAATTTCCAATGGTGGCAAATTTTTTTCCGTCCGAATCCTATTTTTCTCGTGAAGCTGTGCCACAGATTTTTTTACTCGCCAATCCATGTAATGGCGGATATGCACAGGTTCTATCTCAGCAATTGGGGCGGGTGGTTCATCAAAGAAAGCAAACAGAAATTCCAGCTCAATTAAATTGTCACGCTGTGTTCTCGGTGCTTTGGTCGGAATAATCTCACGCATATAACGCTCAGCGACATATCGAAAAGTGACGAGTTTTGCGAATCGAGTGCTTTTTTCAGATTCCAATTCTGACCACTTCTTAACCGCGAGTACATAGTCATCGCCCAAAGGGATTTCCACGCGTGGCTTGGCGCCAGTATCGTAATAATAAAAAGTCCGACCACTACGCTGTGTACGTGCGCGCATATGAGGTGGAAGATTTTTGTTTTTACTTGGGATTCTGCCCATGTCTTATGCTCCCATTGCCTGCGGTTGCCATGATTTTCTAACAGGAGCCTTTGCTTTTCCGCCCTCAATCGCTGACAAAGTAATGATTGGCTTTCCGCGTGCATTTTCGATAAATGCAATACCACTTAGTCGAAGAAATGAAATTTGAAGCTGAAATTTCGTGCGCTTGATTCCCTTTGAAGTATCACCACGCCGAATTCCTGTTAGTTCATCAACCTGCGCTTCGCTCAGAAATAGGGGGCTAATTAGATCTCTCATATATTGCTCTCGATTATTGAATTAGTTTGCAGCGATGCCGGTGCGAATGTAGGTAGGAGCGTAGTGGAAATTCACGTTATCTCCATTAATGTCCTTAGCAATATATTTGGCGATATATCCTGCTGCAGTAGATTTTCCGGCTTCCATGTGCAGCAGTTTGAATTTCCCCTGGTCGTCGTTACTGCCGCCAATAATTGCTGAAGCAGCGACGACAGCTTCGTAGCGGGCTTGATTTTCCGGCGCTACAAACATCAGCATGTGCCATTGCGGACAGCGATCCTGATGTTGTTCAGTAAATCGCACGCCGCGAATGCTAATGCCTTCACGATGCAATCTGGATCGAATTCGTCCCCATACATTACGCAGGTAGCGCTGGGCATCGGCGGGTGTGGGCTTGCCGAAAGCAACATGTGTCTGATTGATGCCGTCACTCTTGCCAGCGACCGGGTGATATCTGCTCGGTGCCGTGATCGTGGCAAAGACGCCTACATCGCCCTGATCGGTGGCGAATTTCTCTATGCGCAATACAGCCTGTTTGCGCAGTTGTGCTTTTAAGTAAGATGTTGTGGTCATGCTATTGGCTCCAAAATTGTATTAACGAATAAATGGCTGTTGGTGACGGCTACGATTGGGATTTGCAGGGCGATACAAGCTTGTGAATGAATTTCGTGTTCAATCCATTACAGCTTCGATGAATGCTTTGGCGGCTTCCGCGTTGATCGCGTTGCCGTAGCCTTTGAGCCTGCCGACGCGACTACCTTGGTCTTTTCGCGGGAGTAGCGCGGCGAGGCGCTCTTGATCGGCGCGCATTCGTCCCACGCGACTGGAAGTCCCATAAGCCAGCGGGAATGTGCCGGGTTCAACTGGCCGGAATTTTCCGTCCCGGCATCCGAGCCAGTCAGCAGCACTCCAGTAGCCGTTAGTCGGGCCGGGTAGTTCAACATCGCCGGTAAATCCCTCAACATAAATCCGCCCGCGCCCCTTGCAGCTTTCGTGGCCATCGATTCTGCCCCCGTGGTGTCGCTCGTCGTTGGAGTTGGCCAGCCGGCCAGTGCTGCGCAATCCTGAAGCCGAACCTGTATCTTCGATCCGTCCGAACGCTTTCCCTGTGTCACATTTTCCGCGACTGGCGTTCGGTCGTTCGAGCAACCCGTGGTCGGCCAACCGCACAGATACGCCTGTCGCGGCAACTGGTCGGCTCGATCCTTGCCGTCGCGTTGGGCGACCATTCCCGGCGTATCTTTCCAATCCCGTGCGGCTGGAGTTACCCAACCAATAAAGGCGGTCACGGATGTGCGGCGCACCGACGCCCGCAGACGGAAACGGGATCGCCCCGAAGGCGTAACCCAAGGCTTCCATGTCATCGTGTACAAGGTCGATCCAAACATCTGCGTCTTTGCTCGCAACCTGCTCTCCAAAGACGATTGCAGGTTTGCACTGGCCGATGAGGTGATACCAGGCTGGCCAGAGGTGCCGCTCGTCATCAAAGCCAGCACCTTTGCCTGCCGCGCTGAAAGGTTGGCACGGACAGGAACCGGTCCAAACAGGTCGGTCGTCAGTCCATCCAGCGCGTCGAAGGGCATACGACCATACGCCGACGCCGGCGAAGAAATGGCATTGTTTGTATCCGCGAATGTCGTCTGGTCGTACATCTCTTATATCTCTTTCATCTACGTCACCGGCAGCGATATGGCCGGCAGTTATTAAATTGCGCAGCCATTGGGCCGCGCCTTTGTCATGTTCGTTGTAGTAGGCTGTCATTCACACATCGCTGGTTCGCTGGCGGCAAGAACCTGCATCGACCAGTTGACGCAGAAATCAATTATTGAAGGAGCGCCTACAGGATCGGAAGTCAGGATGGCCGATACCGGCACGGCGCGGAAACAGCCGGGCAACTGGTGATCCACTTCGACCCAGGCGTGCAACTCTCCATTGCCCAAGTCACGCCGCAGGTCGTTGACATAGCCAGCCTGGATGCCCTCGTCGGTGTCGAATGTGACGCGATCTCGCAGCTTCACGCTGATATCTTGATTTGCCTTATTCATGAAAAGCCCCCAGGAGCAAGCCAGCCATCAAGGCGGCCAATATGACTGCCGACAAGCCGGTCGTCATCAGCCCAGGCCAAGGCGTGTTGGAGCGCTTGATCGGCAGAAAGAGCAAGCAGCCAATACCCACATACGCGCAGATCAACAAGAGGAACAAACAGGCATGCATCAGTATTTTCATAAGTCGCTTTCAGTAATAAAAATTCGTGGGTAAGGACAAGCGCCGAGAGCGGCCCAGGTCGTGACAAGGCGCTTGCGTGCCGCCATGTCGTTTTTTTCATACGCGGCCACTTCCTGCCGGCGCGTGTCTTCACACTGCGTATTCATCGCAGTGGCAAATTTGTCGGTTTCCCGTTCAAGGTCTTTCGATTTTTTATCTATCGCCGACCAGTCGGTCGGCTGATAGGCCGGCTGGGGATTTTTTTCGATAAAAGCAGCAAGCCGAACTGCCGTTGCTGCTATTTCTTCCGACGATAAAACCGAAGTGGAAATTTTCTTTTTTGATTTTTTCGTACAGTTATTTACACCAGTCCAAGGTACGTCAAAAGCCACAGCTTTGGCGGCGCCGACGACCGTCCACTGATAACGGACCGATTCGTACACGGCGTGCGGATTCCATGCGTGATAAATCCCGCACGGTTTGTCCATCTCATAAGTGGCGTACTTGCCTTCGACCACGGTGCTGCGCGTGGCGATCTTGACGAGACCCTTGCGCCCGACCGTAGGGCCGCCCTGGGCCAACAGGTAATCGCGGTAGGAGGCTTGCTTGATGGTCTTGACGGTTTTGACACGCTTGCCATCGACCACATTGATTTCAGTGGCCTTGATGCTCTGCGCGGCCTGCCAGGCATCTTTGACGGCATCCGGCGCATGCAGGATGCTTTCGCTTTTGACACGCCGTAATTCGCGCCAGGGACCGACAGGCGCGCCGCCGACTTGTTGAAACTGCCGGATGCCCCAGGTCTGCGCCCAATAGCAAACTCTCTGACTCGGCTTAATCAGTTCGTCGCCGACCAGGTCTTCCACCAGGATATGCTTTTGCCCGTCTTCGATGACATGGTGTTCGTCCAGATTCTTGCCATCGGTGCTCTTGGTGACATACTTGATGATGTAGCCCGCAGCTGTACCCTTGCCGGCTTCAATACGGACCAACTTAACCCGGTTCTTCTTCGCCCCGCGTTCGTCGCCGTCTTCGCGCATGGCGTAAGCCGTCATGACTTTCTCGTACCGCTCCAGGTGTTCGGGCGCGACGAACATCAGCATGTGCCAATGCGGACAGCCATCATGGTGCGGTTCAGCAATACGAAAGCCATAGGCGTGGATGCCGTCACGGTGCAGCTTGGAACGTATTTTTTTCCAGACGTCGCACAGATAGGCTTGCGCATCGCGCGGCGTGGGTTCGCCAAATGCCTTGTATTTCGGGTTAGGTTCGCCGTTCTTGCTCAGGACCGCATGATATTTACTCGGGGCGGTGATCGTGGCAAAGATACCGACATGACCTAGGTCGAAGGCGATTTCTTCAAAGCCCCGAATCCGTGTCATCAATTCGTTGTGCCGAATGGATTTATTCGCCGTACCGAGGGCGGCTAACGCTTCCAGGCTATAGATCTGGCCGTTTTCGTTCTGTATTTCTATGGACGCCAGCAGCTTGGCATTCTGCTTATTACGGCGCTGCTGGCGATAGGCAGTTTCGTTGCTGACATAAGCACCTGCCTTGAAATGCGTAAAACCCAGGCGGATCGCCATATGTTCGCAGCGGCGCGCATGGGCCTTGCGGATGCCACGCAGCCACCAAGCCTTGTCCAGCGCCCGGCGGATGATTTCGGCTTCTTCCTTACCTGCTGGCGCGGCGACGCCATGGCGGTCGCAGTGTTCACGAATGGCTGACACAATCGCATCCAGCGATTGCAGGTCGGCACAGAACTGGTAACAGGTACGGGCGGCAGTGTCGGCGGCACGATACAGCGCCTCATCGGGCGCATCGGGCGGCAATACGAAATGGTCGGCCGACCAGATCTCGTCAATGACATCGACCTTGTGCTCGTGCTTTTCGTAACCGTCGCGGGCGAACAGATCGCGCAGGGCGCGACCCATGCGCTTCGGCAAACCGGTAATACTCTCGGCGGAATAGAAGCGGTAGCTCATGCGACGATACCGTCCGATTCGTGACCTGCTGTCGGAAACTGGCTAGACAAGTCGCCGCCTTGCGCACAGCGCAGGACGATTTCAAGTTGCTTGATAAGCCGGCGGGCTTCGCAATGCAGCTTGCCGCGCTCCAGGGCGTTCAGCGATTGCAAGGTGGTGTCGCCCTTCTTGCTGCCTATGCCGGCCATGTGCGCCAGCATCTGACGGTCACGCGGCGGGATGCCATTCCAGCGGCCAGCGCGTACGCTTTCCTTGTCGCCGGCTAGCATGATGTAGGCGTGTGTCAGGTGTGTGTACGCAATGTCCTGGTGTGCCTGTTGGGAGTGGGTCGCCATGGCTTACCCTCCGATGATGCCGGTGGCTTGCAGCAACGGACCTGCCATCATCAGGAGGCAACCGAGCGTCACCACGCAGAAGTCAAAGAGGAATTTTTTCATGCTGTCACCTGCTTGCTTTTCAACAGATCGTCCAAAGTCAACGCAGCCTGACCGGCGGGGCAAAAGAACGTCAAGGCATGTTCTCCGCCGCCTATGAAATGGATCACGATTCGCTGCGATAAAAACTTGCTATCGATTGCTCCAAAGCAAAGAGATGTTTGCACTGGACTGATCGTGATGCTTTCGACATTGAGAAAACTGGTTTCGGTAGACATGGCTGCCTTTCTTCAGGGTGAGCGAATCCCACATGCCTGACACCAGGCATTGCAGGTAACAACGGGAGAGGGAACGAACTAGCCGGGAATTACGGCGGCGCTAGATTGCGAGGTGTCGTCATGGGCGGCTCACAGGGTCAGCGCTAATTGATTAGCGCAGGCATTGCGAACATGCTGCGACACGTGGATACGTACATCAGGATTCGGGATAGCCGACATCGACAAGGTACGCAGCACTTCCAGACTTGCAACGAAAACGTGACCGCAAGCGGGGTTTTGGCACATGTAGGTGATCTCTTTCATCATGTCTGACATGGTGCGGCTCTTCGCGGCGCGCACACGATGATGGCAGTGTGGACAAGGAATGCTGATAACTCTCATTGGGGCTTCCGGTCGGCTTGAGATAAGGCGGGACTGTTA
The sequence above is a segment of the Collimonas sp. PA-H2 genome. Coding sequences within it:
- a CDS encoding TonB-dependent receptor, producing the protein MSQSLRLAFFTGGVAMGVGMMAPAVHAQETNDDKPMGRVEITGSNIKRTQQEGPASTQILTRKDIQQSGKTSVADVVRSLSADNNGSISGSFTNGFAGSASGVSLRGLSVNSTLVLINGRRTAPYGLGDDGQRSFVDLNSIPLGAVDRIEVLKDGASAIYGSDAIAGVVNIILRETFEGKTISGSLGTSGHGDGTLRSVSGTFGFGNLEEDKYNYFFSIDAKQSNAIWQKDRPEYLGQADARPWGGRDQRGGATTSSNTGGSSFVGTVRPVNASGGTIAGRGIQNLPGCANIDTGTSINSGGGCLWDPIQGGYQAVQPETQNINLYGRGTLKISNAMQAYTELGLFNSQAKTLNTPSALTSTGFDLVNNRVVNTNTGPDQLLLPIGHPDNPFANNRARPRWVDPNRPRTSDLDTTVTRLLVGVKGTSFGWDYDSGILYAQSKTDRVQNGYYRASALQTAMNNGSFRIGQAGVLNSAQTLGLVSPELKNSATTKLALWDFKGTREFGQLPGGPIGIAVGGELRHESTDSQATPFTDINDIVGLGYAAARSSRNISSLYTELALPVIKQLEFQLALRTDQYSDYGNSTTPKIGFKFTPIQQLAFRGTYAEGFRAPGPAESGDSAVSGFTTFTNDPVRCPATKLSADCQDGKNVGAVTVGNKNLKPEKSQSYSLGFILEPIKNTSISVDYWRIVRKNEITGSDPDAIISDPSRFPDATIVRGEPTSDFPGLVGPIQLVKAPYINAGQTRTSGVDIDLRSRFDLSTYGRLTAGLTVSQMFEFKRTTNGVTQNFVGTHGDKNLSGNGGTPRTRASASLAWDRGPFNVTTSLNYVSAIENKNETGGPCLNLDPGTGKALTNCRIASFTTVDMFGRWDVNKQWQVTAAVANLFDRLAPLDVQTYGRINYNPSLHQSGAVGRYFTVGARYTF
- a CDS encoding IPT/TIG domain-containing protein, whose translation is MQNHRTLIALALLGMTLSQSGCGGGGGSSDSTASTPNSIASPTPAATVSIAAVSAPSASAGAILTVTGSGFQKVTAVSIGGVAVTFSIVSDSQIAITVPTVSVNGVITLSGPGFSVQSSTTFVSSLPAPLVTSVSSSKVAVGANFTIQGKNLNLASAYQIAGTNLAIVSSSSSAVTLTMPAQPISGALTLIVNGAPVNTFYQLHSYRPASIVAVLPQLGIVGSSVTINGSGLAAATNIRFANGTVASVTTASSSAVTFVVPPGAASGPLTVIDPNQEVVSASAFTVVPTVTATALQTASSGGTVVLTVTGTNLSSVTAATVGNVTATIVSSSSTQLVLSVALGSSGTLTLNAPGQAAINAGTIDSTGNVGLWISGVDFVHVFDKSASDLTLRLTPGRPALVRATVLAPAAGAKSPLVNLSATSKTGVALGTLAMNGPANLPTAKDDYNLNSTFNVVMPASWVQPGVKVSIKVAAGASNSPASQDVSPVVGAPTSMRVVLVPLTVGGATGVLPPTLSDVQKALARVYPYANGNIVVQSHAPLTISGASSTTSMSWSSALSQLESTRETEDPNAFYYGFVPMYSPIPGSFVAGLGYVGNRASGGSSPVAAIGLDWTSSAGQGDPFNNNWPQWQAIMVHEMGHNHSLSHAPCGNAGNPDPAFPNSTADLSSLAVYNSLYDSDTQPGTLSAPLTPSNTQMKDVMGYCGGTWFSDFSYVRAQQFAESRTTAIPQPLVLSSGASVATAPDGYLTIAGEITAQGVLLHPASASATKLRIDTATAKSAYALRVLTVSGQTYTLPFEPVSVADTTDKTSHFWVSLPNPGEIATVDVLHNGQPQTMRQPGQVQRAKAASTAAGNAQAMASSVGWNVQNGQLSVTWNAALEPFLSLMYIAPSGAKTVLGNGLQNGSATFDIKALPSGGRFDLSLSSAMQARLVSFPH
- a CDS encoding tyrosine-type recombinase/integrase, translating into MGRIPSKNKNLPPHMRARTQRSGRTFYYYDTGAKPRVEIPLGDDYVLAVKKWSELESEKSTRFAKLVTFRYVAERYMREIIPTKAPRTQRDNLIELEFLFAFFDEPPAPIAEIEPVHIRHYMDWRVKKSVAQLHEKNRIRTEKNLPPLEITGKEGQVRANREKALFSHIFNMARNWGLTTAQNPCAGITGYSEIGRDIYVEDIEYKKVWEAADQPTRDAMDLAYLTGQRPSDTLGYDETDIRDGFLIVQQGKTRKKLRITITGELAILIERILARKRSYESKVVFTQLIVNERGGRLTLHALQQRFDKARELAGVDKSTFQFRDLRAKAGTDKTDSSGDIRQAQKQLGHRSLTMTETYVRNRKGDKVGPTK
- a CDS encoding replication endonuclease; the encoded protein is MTTTSYLKAQLRKQAVLRIEKFATDQGDVGVFATITAPSRYHPVAGKSDGINQTHVAFGKPTPADAQRYLRNVWGRIRSRLHREGISIRGVRFTEQHQDRCPQWHMLMFVAPENQARYEAVVAASAIIGGSNDDQGKFKLLHMEAGKSTAAGYIAKYIAKDINGDNVNFHYAPTYIRTGIAAN
- a CDS encoding DNA cytosine methyltransferase, giving the protein MTAYYNEHDKGAAQWLRNLITAGHIAAGDVDERDIRDVRPDDIRGYKQCHFFAGVGVWSYALRRAGWTDDRPVWTGSCPCQPFSAAGKGAGFDDERHLWPAWYHLIGQCKPAIVFGEQVASKDADVWIDLVHDDMEALGYAFGAIPFPSAGVGAPHIRDRLYWLGNSSRTGLERYAGNGRPTRRQGSSRPVAATGVSVRLADHGLLERPNASRGKCDTGKAFGRIEDTGSASGLRSTGRLANSNDERHHGGRIDGHESCKGRGRIYVEGFTGDVELPGPTNGYWSAADWLGCRDGKFRPVEPGTFPLAYGTSSRVGRMRADQERLAALLPRKDQGSRVGRLKGYGNAINAEAAKAFIEAVMD